The genome window ATCTGTCTATGGAACTTCCATTGCGGCCCACATAAAAGAGCACCGCATGGAACAGGCGGCTAAACTACTTCGGGAAACCAGCTTCAGCATTGCCGAAATTGCCAGACGTGTGGGATATGACAGCCAAAGCAGATTTACAGCAGCATTTAAAGAATATAGTGGGAAACTCCCAAAGGACTATCGCAATAAATAAGCAGATAATGGATAAAGCCTACAGTTTCCTCCCCCTTTCGCCTTTGCCATTGCGATTTTCTCCAGATTCCCTCCGCCTGCTGCCGGCCACTCTCCTATATTTTTGTCACTTCGCCATCGTAGTATAACAATTCTTTGTTTCCTCTCTTTCCAGTATTTGTTCTCTGCACCGCCTATAAAATGTCGTATGACTCATGTTCAGCGCACTCGCCGCCTTGCGCGACGAGATTTCCCCCTGCTCCCACATTTCAAAATATTTTCTGAAATTATGAGGAATTTCTTTTTTCTGACAACCAAATCTTACCCCTTTCGCCTTCGCCACTGCGATTCCCTCCGCCTGCCGCTGCTTTATGATACTGTGGACGCTTAAAATTCTTCCCCGACATCTGATCCATATAAATATTTTTTCTCGGAATGTCATACTCCTGCAATGCAATACATTGCCGTTCCGGATTCTGTTCCTTTGTTGACACACGTATATAACCATATCGTTTCATCCGTATCGCCTCCTACATATCTAAAAATAAACAATTTTAATTATATAATAGAAAAAACAGACCATACCAGATATTCTAACCTGATATGGTCTATATTTTCTGAATCCCCATATGTTTTCAAAGCATTACAGCGTTATTATCTTCCCTTAATAATCATAGCCGGGATTATGCATATGCCTTCATGAACTCGGCATACATCTCTGTCTTTTCCGCCAAAGCCTCCTTATGCTGCATATCCAAATGCCTCTCCATAAATGTTACATTTTCCATAGCCGCTTCTACATCAGCAATCATCCTGTTAAACTCTTCTGCCGGATAGATATGTGCATCCGCCACATACTCCCGATTATGAGCTGTTTCCTCAAAAGCAAAAATCAAATGATTATATAAAAACGCCGTCCGGACAGCCGCGACAATTTCCTCCCTGTAATTAATATCAAAATAATAATCACATTTATCAAAAAGCTCATCAAAAATTTCCGGTAAAGCTCCCGGGTATAAGCTTACATTATCATATGTCCCTAAATCCATGAGCACCGACGACATCTCCGTAATCGCCGCAATGTGGAAATGCATCCCGGGAAGTGCCCGGATGATATCCCGGCAATGCTCAATCCTGTCAGAATGGGTACAGATGAGTGCTTCCGGTTTGTGGTTGTTTTCTTTCCTAAACGGATGGATGTAACCCAGTCTATGTATTCTTGCACTGTCCGCGCCAAACTCCTGCAATTTGTCATAAGAAGCTCTTTTCTGCACCATAATATGGTCGGTACGACCGGCTTCGCCTCTTAAGATAATCTGCATATTTCCCGGAATCCCCTCCCCTATCGGCTCCTGCCAGAACAGTATATCCTTCCTTCCCGCGTCTGAAACCGGCAAATGATTGGAAATCAAAAACGGAGTTGATAATGAATTGTAAAAAATCCTTCGCCCTGCAAAATCAATTTTCTCAAAGAAATAATACAGCAAATCCATCTTCCGGCGGAAAAACTTTACAATATCGCCATCATTAAATATAATATCCCCCGTAATATAGTTCTCTACGATACGTTCCTTTCCTTCTGCCGAAAACCAGGATTTATTAATCTGCTGCCCTTCGGCATTATATACCGTCCTGGCACAGATGACGCCATACCGGTTATAGTGGTCGGTAACCCGGACAACGCCTTTCCGGTCGTACCAGTCCACTGCGTCTACAATATATTTTTTCTTTATAGCTGCATAACGGATTCTTCCTTTTTCCTCGTGCTGGTAGCATATTGTCCCTGATTTCAGATCTCCTTTGTTGATGCTCCAATAATCGGGCACCTCTATCTCATTAAAATATCTCGGCTTTATAGGATGCACTTCATATGAACCATAACCAAGAAGCAGGTCATAGACAGACATAACATCCTCCGGCAGAAAATAATTCTCCTCCAGCGCCATCACAAAGCAGTCATAACCCGCCTGCTTAAAAGATTCGTACAGATATTCGCCGTCCGGCGTTAATCTGTCAAGCAGCAGTACGGTTTCACCTATCCAAGTAAAGCTTCCCATTTCTTCTTTACCTCCTCTGTCAGATACCCATTTGCCTTTTCATAAGAATGCCGGCGAAATGCTTCTATATCCGCTTCTGTGAACAGACGGACAATTCCCCGTGCCAGTGCTTTTACATCCCCATACGGAACTTTGTATCCATTCTCTCCTTCATCAACAAAAACCTGTGCTCCATAACGGATATCATAGCTTACAATAGGGAGGCCTGAACCTACCGCTTCCAACAGAGTGACTCCAAATGTTTCCACAAAAGATGCGGATGCATATGCATCATATGTCTGATATATCTCATCCAACTTCTGAAAACCACAGAGGTGCACATATTCACTGCACTGCCGCCTTTCAATCAGCCCTTGCAATTTCGTCATTTCAGCACCCTCACCATAAATATCCAGTGACAGATCAGGAACGCTCTCCTTAGCCATCACAACCGCCTCTATCAGCTGATCCATATTTTTCTCCGGCGCAAGGCGTCCGACGGAAATAAGAGAATGTTTCCGCCTGCCGCCGGCTTTCGGAACCTTTAACCCGTCCAGCCCTACCACCGGAATTGTAAGTATCTCCGGCCTGACCCCTTTATACTGCTGGAACTGCTGCCTGAGAAGATTGCTCTGTGCTTCTGTAGAAGTAACATAAAAGCTGATTTTTTCAGGATGCGAAAACGCATATTCATAAAAGCCATACCACAAGACATGATCCGCATCACTGTCCAGGTAATGATCCGCGTGGATAACAAAACCAACCCGCGCCGGAAATGCATTCTGTATAAAGGCGGCACGGTCAATCATTCCCGGCTCACCGTCAATAAGGACAACATCGTCTTCTGTCAGCTTCAGGCAGGACATCATATAGCCCACCAGTTCTTCCCGGGAATAGAGAACTCTGTCTGAAAATTTATATAACACAGAATCATCATCCAATATTTCTTCATACGCCACGGTTCCATCTTCATTGTAGAATCTTCTCTGGTATAAGTGCGCCCGATGTTCAAGGGGCGCATAATATTCCGAATAAATGCGGCAGTAAGTATAATAATCCTTTCTGACCAGACACCCATTCGAAACGATTTCTACCCTGTGGACAAGGTCCTCTGAGCCATCCGCCAGATGCACCACATAATAGATGCCCATTGCCGGAAAAGTGTAATTTACCACGTTACCTTCTCTGGAAACAGAATAATCACACCCGTCAAAAGTATCCTCCAATTGTTCCAGAGTATATGTGACAGGAGATAATTTGCAGTCTGTAAAAAAACCATACAGCCATATGACCTCAGAATCCAGAAAACCTAAAAACTCTGTTTCATGCTGGATATTATTTTCCGGGAAGGTAGTTGCAAAAACAAATCTGGCTTCCAGGCCAAGTTCCCGCAAAAGCTTTGCTCTGTAAGCCTGTCCGGATTCTACGCCGCCTTTTAACCAATAATAAAAGTGATGGAAATTGTAAATCACTTCGGTTCCTCCTCTTAATGCCGTTCTGCGCTCTATACTGACGAGCAAAAATTAATTCAGTAGTTTTTCCCATTTTTCTCTTATAATTTCAGTTGAAAAATTTTTTGCGATTTCATAAGAGACACGATGAAATTCCTCTAATCTTTCTTCATCCTCAAAGATTTCAACAATCCTTTCTGCCATACCATCTATTAATTTGTTCTCATCAACATCAATACCAACATGATTATAGTCTACCAAATACCCATTTTGACCAGGTCGTACGAACAAACGATTGCCATATTTTACATCCAGACCAATTACCGCAGCACCAGACCCTATCGCTTCCATTACAGATAAACCCAATGTCTCCATTGTTGATGCCGCAATAAATACTTCGTAGTCTCTGTAGATTTCCGTAACATCCATATGGCCCTTAAAACAGATATAATCCTGCGCATGATTCTCACATACAATATTCTGTAAAAAATAAATATAGTCGTTTTTACCACTTCCATATATGTCGAGTAAAATAGACGGATTAATCTCATGTGCCTTTACTACGCTTCTTATAATCCAATCCACTTTCTTTTGAGGATTAAGACGTGAAACCGACACTAAAGAATATGGCTTTCTTTTCCCTGCCGGATACCGTAGATGCCCAATTCCCCCTGCCGGTATCACTTCGACATTTGGAACATGACATTCATATTCTTGCAGTTTTTCTATCAATTCATCCTTTTGTTCCTGTGTTGATACTACCATCGTATCAATTATTTTTGAATATTTAAACCAATAATAATATTGCCAATTTAAATACAATGTGTTGGACGGCAAATTGAAGGAGACATAAACGGCGAATTATTTTTCTGATTTTTATCCCGTTGACTGCGCAGTGCAACCTGCAAATGCATTCTTCTATCAAAAACGCGGCACGCTGTTGGCAACAGGGAGACTGCTCTGAAATACAAAGAGCTGTGGAATCCATTGTGGGATCCACAGCCCATGTAAAATTCGTAATCTTTCAAATATTATCAGCCAGGGCAGGCAGATACACCAGGGCGGTGGCCACGGTTACTGCGTCTACCTTCCGCATCAGACTGCGGAGCCTTTCTTCGTTCCAGAAGATATCGGAGAAATCAGATAATTCGCACCCGATATCATGGTTGGGGATGCACAGGTAATTCCCATATTTATGCCGCCCGGCAAGGATGTGGAAGTAAGTCCCTCTCCCGCTGATTTCTGCTTCGTACTGGCCGGGAAGTTTCCGCAGCAGCGTAAGTTTTCCAGTCCAGCATTCTTTCCGTGAACCGTGCCTGAGAATACAGGTGTATTCCATAAACAGTACCCCTCCTTCCTTAGCCGAGGTTCTGGCTGCTGACGGAAGCCAGGATGACCTCTGTATCAATGACCTTCTTTTCCATCTGTGCCCCAAGTGTCAGCGCGTTGGTCATCAGGTTATCAACAAGCCTGGGACTGCCCTGGGAGTGGCTGTGGACAGCACACAGGGCTGCATGGTCAATAATGGAGGAAGCTCCGCCAGCACAGGCGATCTTGTGGAGGACATACTGCCCGACTTCCGAATCGGAGAGCCCGGAGAAGTTATAGTGGACGGTAACACGCTGCCGCAGTGCCTCATGGACGGGCTTTTTGAGCGTATTGTTCAGATGGGGCTCCCCACAGAGTATGAGAGTAAAGCAGTTGAGGGAATCATAGCCGTAATTCATGAGCATCTTGATATCCTCCAGAATGCCGGTAGAGAGATACTGTGCCTCATCGATGGCAAGGAGGAGGGGCTGCTTCTTTTCACGGTAGAGATAGAGGACCTGCTCCTGGATCGCCCGGAACATGCCGGGTTTGCCGCCTTTGGGTTCTATACCAAGCGTAGAACAGAACTGGCGGTAGAACTCCATGACACTGACGGTAGAGAGGCAGAGATACTCCATGTGGTAAAGATTCGGGTTCAGGCTTTTGGCAAAACAGCGCAGTGCGAAGGACTTGCCCATGCCGGGGCGTGCGGTGAACAGCCCGATGCCCCTGGTATCCTTGAGGTAGTCCAGCCGTGAGAGCATCTCCGAGATGTCTTTCGAGAGGAAACGGTCCTTCTCAGAGGCCATCTGTTTGTCAAAAGGGTTGAAGGCCAGCCCATAGTAAGTGCGGAACATCAGCAGGCACCTCCTATCTTTGAATAATCAATAGAAGGGGTGTTGTTACGTTTTGTCCTGCAGTTTTCATTTTTATCTGTCGGCCGGATGGGATAATGCTCCCCCTCATAAAGGATGTAGGCAGAGGACATATCGTCGGGAAGGAAGCGGATCTCAACTTTGGATGAGATGAACTGCATGGGGACGTCATAGGAGACCTTGTCGATGGAGACAGTGGAATCCTTATTCACCTTCCTGTTGATGCGGTTTAAGAAACATTCCTCCAGCCATTCCCTGGACTTTGGCATCTGTATGGCACAGCGCGTCTTCTGGTAACGTTCCATGGGGGTACAGCCGATGCCGGAATGCATGGAAGTATTGTAGGTGCGGATATAGTCCCGCAGGAGGGAATTGAACTGTGCCAGGGACGTGATGGAATCCATGTCCAGCGTATAAAGCCAGGTCTCCTTGAATGTCCTGAACTGGCGTTCGATCTTGGCCTTGCTGGCGCCGTCCCGCACTTTTGTATGAAGGAGGACCGTGCCGATGGAGCCGCAGATCAGGGAGAGCTGTTCATTTGAGTAGCTGCAGCCATTGTCGACATAGAGTTTCGCCGGAATGCCGTGGGAGGCAACTGCGTTTTTTAAAACTTTCTGGAAGTTATAGGCGTTATCGTTATAAAAAAGGCCGCCGCCCACCAGGAAACGCGAGTGGTCATCAATGATCATAATGCAGTAAACCCTCCTGCGCTGCCCGCCTTCCGTGATATAAGGGAGGTAACAGGTATCCGCCTGCCACATTTTCCCAAAGGCATCTTCCTCAAAAGCTTTCCTGTCCCTCATAGATGGATTGCGCGCCGACTTCAGGTCATGCTTTTTCACGAAGCGCTGGACGGCGCAGACGCTGACAGAGGCGGGGATAAAAGCTTCCTCCACAAGATGGCGGTGGATCTGGGTTGCGTTTAAGCGTGGGAAAGCCTCTTTCAGCCGGTAGATCTCTTCAATGGCCGTGTCCGGCAAGGCGCGTGTGGAGCCTTTGTCGGAACGTTCCCGGGGCATGAGCGCGTCAATGCCGCCATTCTGGTAAAGAGAGGCCCACTTGCTGAGGGTCTTGGGGCTGTACTGGAATACAGAGCCGTCAGGCAGGGTGAGGGGTTTTTCCGTTACCCGCTGGTAATAGGCGTTTCTGGACGCATCCGGATAAAGGCCATGGATGACCGGTGCAATGAGTGCGAGCCGGAACTGTGCCATAGCAGATGCGTCTGAAAAGTTTTTGGTGTTGTAATGCATAAAAAAATCCTCCTTTACTGTTTTCTATCAGCATATAGGAAGAACAGCCTGGAGACCATCCCTGTGTTATGTGGTGTCTGGGAAACGGTTCAGGGGCCGAACTGCTGTTGGCAGTAAGCCGCCGGATTTCTGTGGGACTGGAGGAAGGAGACAGAGAAGCGGCGGACAAAACCGGATGCAAAGCCGGAATAAGCGGGCATCCGAAAAAGGCCTTTCAGGAAAGAGAGGCCGGAGGACTCCCTGGAAGAGAGAAGGCCCAGCCACTCTTCCTTCTGCTTTTTGAACAGGGAAAGCCAATGGTAGAGCTGGTTTTGGTTAATACAGAAGCGTGCGCAGATTTTTTCTACGGAAGCAAGCCGAAGGAAATATTCCGCCAGGACACGGAGGATAAAGAAAAGGCCGTAGGAGGAATAAGGGATGATGAAATCCGGAAGGATGGCATGGGTATGGCCGCAGGAACAGACAAGGCGCAGGATACAGAGGCTGTGCCAGACAGGCTTTCCACCAACGAAATCAGCCAGGGAACGTTCATAATAGGCATGGACGGAACAAGCTCCCTTTGCCCCACAACAGGGGCAGGTCTGTAGTTCAGGCCGGAAACCGTCCATGAAGGAGTCAAAAAGCTTTTTTGATGAAGATTTTATACGAATTAACTTGCAAAACAGGGAATTATTTCTTATCATAATAAATGTCAGTGATGCCAAAGCCTCATGAGTGGGACATGATCCCGTATATGGCAGGTATGCTGGTGTATGAGAGAAAGAACGAACTGTAGGAGGGGCTGTTCTTTCTCTTTTTTGTTCCATAAAAACTATACTGGAATAGAGCAGGATGGTCAAGATAAAAGTGTGCTGTTTTTTACTGCACGCTGACATAGATAATAATTAAATGTTGAGATTTTAATTTGCTGTATTTGTGCAGGAGACAGGAACTTTAATTTGCTGGCTGACATACAATGCAGAAGGGTCTTCTCCTGTTTCAAAATAATGCCCTGCATGAATCACCGCAATAAACCGCGCTTTATTTCCAAACTGAAACAACGGTTGCATAAAACCAAACAATACGGAACGATCTAATAAAACAATATCCTGTTTTGACAAATTTAATTTTTTAATAAATTCTACTATAAATTGTTGTTTTGTATATACTCTGCCATCAGGGAATACATACCACTCTTTCTCGTCCTCAAATATCTCGTCATACGCACTAGAGCCATCCCTGTTGTAAAATGTACGTCTCACTAATTTTGCATAAGCTCCCTGCTCTGATGTTGCAGTCACATAATAGTCCACATAAGAAATTCCTTCCGTATAGTTTTCCATTCGAATCAAATTCCCATGAT of Roseburia hominis contains these proteins:
- a CDS encoding AAA family ATPase, giving the protein MFRTYYGLAFNPFDKQMASEKDRFLSKDISEMLSRLDYLKDTRGIGLFTARPGMGKSFALRCFAKSLNPNLYHMEYLCLSTVSVMEFYRQFCSTLGIEPKGGKPGMFRAIQEQVLYLYREKKQPLLLAIDEAQYLSTGILEDIKMLMNYGYDSLNCFTLILCGEPHLNNTLKKPVHEALRQRVTVHYNFSGLSDSEVGQYVLHKIACAGGASSIIDHAALCAVHSHSQGSPRLVDNLMTNALTLGAQMEKKVIDTEVILASVSSQNLG
- a CDS encoding DUF6618 family protein, which codes for MEYTCILRHGSRKECWTGKLTLLRKLPGQYEAEISGRGTYFHILAGRHKYGNYLCIPNHDIGCELSDFSDIFWNEERLRSLMRKVDAVTVATALVYLPALADNI
- a CDS encoding glycosyltransferase; translation: MIYNFHHFYYWLKGGVESGQAYRAKLLRELGLEARFVFATTFPENNIQHETEFLGFLDSEVIWLYGFFTDCKLSPVTYTLEQLEDTFDGCDYSVSREGNVVNYTFPAMGIYYVVHLADGSEDLVHRVEIVSNGCLVRKDYYTYCRIYSEYYAPLEHRAHLYQRRFYNEDGTVAYEEILDDDSVLYKFSDRVLYSREELVGYMMSCLKLTEDDVVLIDGEPGMIDRAAFIQNAFPARVGFVIHADHYLDSDADHVLWYGFYEYAFSHPEKISFYVTSTEAQSNLLRQQFQQYKGVRPEILTIPVVGLDGLKVPKAGGRRKHSLISVGRLAPEKNMDQLIEAVVMAKESVPDLSLDIYGEGAEMTKLQGLIERRQCSEYVHLCGFQKLDEIYQTYDAYASASFVETFGVTLLEAVGSGLPIVSYDIRYGAQVFVDEGENGYKVPYGDVKALARGIVRLFTEADIEAFRRHSYEKANGYLTEEVKKKWEALLG
- a CDS encoding DDE-type integrase/transposase/recombinase; protein product: MHYNTKNFSDASAMAQFRLALIAPVIHGLYPDASRNAYYQRVTEKPLTLPDGSVFQYSPKTLSKWASLYQNGGIDALMPRERSDKGSTRALPDTAIEEIYRLKEAFPRLNATQIHRHLVEEAFIPASVSVCAVQRFVKKHDLKSARNPSMRDRKAFEEDAFGKMWQADTCYLPYITEGGQRRRVYCIMIIDDHSRFLVGGGLFYNDNAYNFQKVLKNAVASHGIPAKLYVDNGCSYSNEQLSLICGSIGTVLLHTKVRDGASKAKIERQFRTFKETWLYTLDMDSITSLAQFNSLLRDYIRTYNTSMHSGIGCTPMERYQKTRCAIQMPKSREWLEECFLNRINRKVNKDSTVSIDKVSYDVPMQFISSKVEIRFLPDDMSSAYILYEGEHYPIRPTDKNENCRTKRNNTPSIDYSKIGGAC
- a CDS encoding DUF6431 domain-containing protein → MSACSKKQHTFILTILLYSSIVFMEQKRERTAPPTVRSFSHTPAYLPYTGSCPTHEALASLTFIMIRNNSLFCKLIRIKSSSKKLFDSFMDGFRPELQTCPCCGAKGACSVHAYYERSLADFVGGKPVWHSLCILRLVCSCGHTHAILPDFIIPYSSYGLFFILRVLAEYFLRLASVEKICARFCINQNQLYHWLSLFKKQKEEWLGLLSSRESSGLSFLKGLFRMPAYSGFASGFVRRFSVSFLQSHRNPAAYCQQQFGP
- the gtfB gene encoding accessory Sec system glycosylation chaperone GtfB, which produces MGSFTWIGETVLLLDRLTPDGEYLYESFKQAGYDCFVMALEENYFLPEDVMSVYDLLLGYGSYEVHPIKPRYFNEIEVPDYWSINKGDLKSGTICYQHEEKGRIRYAAIKKKYIVDAVDWYDRKGVVRVTDHYNRYGVICARTVYNAEGQQINKSWFSAEGKERIVENYITGDIIFNDGDIVKFFRRKMDLLYYFFEKIDFAGRRIFYNSLSTPFLISNHLPVSDAGRKDILFWQEPIGEGIPGNMQIILRGEAGRTDHIMVQKRASYDKLQEFGADSARIHRLGYIHPFRKENNHKPEALICTHSDRIEHCRDIIRALPGMHFHIAAITEMSSVLMDLGTYDNVSLYPGALPEIFDELFDKCDYYFDINYREEIVAAVRTAFLYNHLIFAFEETAHNREYVADAHIYPAEEFNRMIADVEAAMENVTFMERHLDMQHKEALAEKTEMYAEFMKAYA
- a CDS encoding glycosyltransferase translates to MVVSTQEQKDELIEKLQEYECHVPNVEVIPAGGIGHLRYPAGKRKPYSLVSVSRLNPQKKVDWIIRSVVKAHEINPSILLDIYGSGKNDYIYFLQNIVCENHAQDYICFKGHMDVTEIYRDYEVFIAASTMETLGLSVMEAIGSGAAVIGLDVKYGNRLFVRPGQNGYLVDYNHVGIDVDENKLIDGMAERIVEIFEDEERLEEFHRVSYEIAKNFSTEIIREKWEKLLN